The following proteins are encoded in a genomic region of Deltaproteobacteria bacterium:
- the coaD gene encoding pantetheine-phosphate adenylyltransferase, with protein MPARKRRGADTSVAVYAGSFDPITNGHVDIIERSLQVFDRVIVAVAYNIHKDSAMFTPDERVKMIADVFRRYGGRVIADRFNGLLVDYVERMNAKVIIRGLRAVADFEYEFQMTMMNRHLKSNLETIFMMAGEAHFYTSSRLVKEVVTLGGDVEGLVPDVVLKRLEEKVRRS; from the coding sequence ATGCCGGCGCGTAAACGGAGAGGTGCCGATACGAGCGTCGCCGTCTACGCCGGCTCGTTCGACCCGATCACCAACGGCCACGTCGACATCATCGAGCGCAGCCTGCAGGTGTTCGATCGCGTCATCGTGGCGGTCGCGTACAACATCCACAAGGACAGCGCGATGTTCACGCCCGACGAGCGGGTGAAGATGATTGCGGACGTGTTCCGACGCTACGGCGGTCGCGTGATCGCCGATCGCTTCAACGGACTGCTCGTCGACTACGTGGAGCGGATGAACGCGAAGGTCATCATCCGCGGGCTTCGCGCCGTGGCCGACTTCGAATACGAATTCCAGATGACGATGATGAATCGGCATCTCAAATCGAACCTCGAGACGATCTTCATGATGGCGGGCGAAGCGCATTTCTATACGAGCTCGCGTCTTGTCAAAGAAGTCGTTACGTTGGGCGGGGACGTCGAAGGTCTGGTGCCGGACGTCGTGCTGAAGCGACTCGAGGAGAAGGTCCGCCGTTCGTGA
- the rsmD gene encoding 16S rRNA (guanine(966)-N(2))-methyltransferase RsmD has protein sequence MRIVAGIARGRRLRAPKGRLVRPTADRVKEAVFSMLESRESFEGCAVLDLFAGAGTLGLEALSRGAREAVFVDPARAASEAITANLTATGLVGEVLTMPADRAIRHLAASGRRFDRVFIDPPYGQGWVERTLAALDESELVVDGGWVVVEHGRGEPAARTVGRFSQELNRRYGDTNIAFYRAGASRTGEHAGA, from the coding sequence ATGCGCATCGTGGCAGGTATCGCGCGCGGACGGCGGCTGCGCGCTCCCAAGGGACGGCTCGTGCGTCCGACCGCCGATCGGGTGAAAGAGGCCGTGTTTTCGATGCTGGAAAGCCGTGAGAGCTTCGAGGGGTGCGCCGTGCTCGACCTGTTCGCGGGCGCGGGGACGCTCGGCCTCGAAGCGTTGAGCCGCGGCGCTCGTGAGGCGGTGTTCGTCGACCCGGCGCGCGCCGCGAGCGAAGCCATCACGGCCAATCTCACGGCCACGGGCCTCGTCGGCGAGGTTCTGACGATGCCGGCGGATCGTGCCATCAGGCACCTTGCCGCCTCGGGACGCCGCTTCGATCGGGTGTTCATCGACCCGCCGTACGGCCAGGGGTGGGTCGAGCGCACGCTGGCGGCGCTCGACGAGTCGGAGCTCGTCGTCGACGGGGGGTGGGTCGTGGTCGAGCACGGTCGCGGCGAGCCGGCGGCCCGGACTGTCGGGCGGTTCTCGCAGGAGCTCAACAGACGATATGGGGATACGAACATCGCGTTCTACCGCGCCGGCGCTTCGCGGACGGGTGAGCATGCCGGCGCGTAA
- a CDS encoding zinc-binding dehydrogenase, with translation MRVSTALTCGTDLKAFLRGHPKMPMPTLFGHEFAGDVAFAGKGVRGFREGDAVMAVPTAPCKTCYYCRHEQENLCTTVMENMVLGAYAEYVKLPAAVVETNMFPKTDSLGYAEAALLEPLSCVVHAIDRLRVRADDTVLIIGAGAISLLHLLVLKASGVHDVIVLGRRQYRAQMAEDLGAKVILASEPDQAQAEILDATQGRGADVVIECTGQPSVWEQAIHYARRGGTVVLFGGCPSGTRVSFDTARLHYDQITLMSPFHFTPRDVRKAQSLLGEGHIDGRPLITGTYSFPELHQVLSLLQQGQGIKYALVPQGA, from the coding sequence GTGAGGGTATCGACGGCGCTCACCTGCGGAACCGACCTCAAGGCCTTTCTGCGCGGCCATCCGAAGATGCCGATGCCGACGCTTTTCGGGCACGAGTTCGCGGGTGACGTCGCGTTCGCGGGGAAGGGCGTCCGCGGCTTCCGTGAGGGCGATGCGGTGATGGCGGTGCCAACCGCTCCCTGCAAGACCTGCTACTACTGCCGACACGAGCAAGAGAATCTCTGTACGACTGTCATGGAGAACATGGTGCTCGGGGCCTACGCCGAGTACGTGAAGCTGCCCGCGGCGGTCGTCGAGACCAACATGTTTCCGAAGACGGACTCGCTCGGGTACGCCGAAGCCGCGCTTCTCGAGCCGCTGTCGTGCGTGGTGCATGCGATCGACCGCCTGCGGGTGCGAGCGGACGACACCGTGCTGATCATCGGCGCGGGAGCGATCAGCCTGCTGCATCTGTTGGTGCTGAAGGCGTCGGGTGTGCACGACGTGATCGTGCTCGGACGGCGTCAGTACCGTGCGCAGATGGCCGAGGATCTCGGCGCCAAGGTGATCCTGGCGTCCGAGCCGGACCAGGCGCAGGCAGAGATCCTCGACGCCACCCAGGGCCGCGGTGCGGATGTCGTGATCGAGTGCACGGGACAGCCGAGCGTGTGGGAGCAGGCCATCCACTACGCGCGGCGCGGCGGTACCGTCGTGCTGTTCGGCGGTTGCCCGTCCGGCACCCGCGTTTCCTTCGATACGGCGCGACTGCACTACGATCAGATCACGCTGATGAGCCCCTTCCACTTCACGCCGCGCGACGTGCGCAAGGCACAATCGCTGCTTGGCGAAGGACACATCGACGGTCGTCCGCTGATCACCGGGACCTACTCCTTTCCGGAGCTGCATCAGGTGCTGAGCCTTCTGCAGCAAGGTCAGGGCATCAAGTACGCGCTCGTGCCGCAAGGCGCGTGA